A genome region from Tolypothrix sp. PCC 7712 includes the following:
- a CDS encoding M56 family metallopeptidase — MHLIMILTALAVAWWLRCSWNQPQDNWSLRWRRSLFLFLFPPLLLFMTAIAVLCMGPQGKMGGMYTGWGSYILAFSYLAIFSVLCIKHAYQGWQSVKSARNYPLVPLGDRNLRLLNTEALFAGQIGFWHPELVISEGLLQTLSPEHLETVLAHEQGHYHYRDTFWFFWLGWVRSCTAWLPNTEALWEELLVLRELRADGYAASQVDPLLLAESLLLVVSSTPVLSEVCCAALGSPGTGDRLEQRIEALLAPPEPIPTAQLWICPSLLLAFLPLVTVIFHT, encoded by the coding sequence ATACATTTAATCATGATTTTGACTGCTTTGGCAGTTGCTTGGTGGTTAAGATGCTCATGGAATCAACCCCAAGATAATTGGAGTTTGCGGTGGCGGCGATCGCTATTTTTATTCCTCTTCCCGCCTTTGCTACTATTTATGACTGCGATCGCTGTGCTATGCATGGGGCCTCAAGGCAAAATGGGGGGAATGTATACAGGTTGGGGCAGTTATATCTTAGCGTTTAGCTATCTTGCAATTTTTAGTGTTTTATGCATTAAACACGCCTACCAAGGATGGCAGTCTGTAAAATCTGCCCGTAATTATCCTTTAGTACCTTTGGGTGACAGAAACCTCCGACTGCTCAACACAGAGGCACTCTTCGCAGGTCAAATTGGTTTTTGGCACCCCGAATTAGTTATCAGTGAAGGATTACTGCAAACGCTATCACCAGAGCATTTAGAAACAGTATTGGCACATGAGCAAGGGCATTACCATTACCGAGACACCTTCTGGTTTTTCTGGTTGGGTTGGGTACGTTCCTGCACCGCTTGGTTGCCTAATACAGAAGCATTGTGGGAAGAACTGCTAGTTTTGCGTGAACTCCGGGCTGATGGTTACGCCGCATCCCAAGTTGACCCCTTGCTGCTAGCAGAATCACTGTTGTTAGTAGTCAGTAGTACTCCAGTATTATCAGAAGTATGCTGTGCGGCTTTAGGTTCACCAGGAACAGGCGATCGCTTAGAACAAAGAATCGAAGCACTATTAGCACCACCGGAGCCAATCCCAACAGCGCAATTGTGGATCTGCCCTAGCTTACTCCTAGCATTTCTACCATTAGTTACTGTAATATTTCATACTTAA
- a CDS encoding ribonuclease Z: protein MQITFLGTSSGVPTRARNVSSVALRLPQRAELWLFDCGEGTQHQLLRSELKISQLSRIFITHMHGDHIFGLMGLLASCGLAGNVQRVDLYGPPGLNEYIQASLRYSYTHFSYPVKVHAIRPGVIYEDDEFTVTCGPLHHRITSFGYRVAEKDRAGRFDVDKAKELQIPPGRVYGQLKRGEVVTLNDGRVIDGKDLCGPTEIGRKIAYCTDTVFCEGAVELAQDADVLIHEATFAHQDADMAFQRLHSTTTMAAQTALAAQAHRLIMTHFSPRYAPGNVIELKDLLKEARAIFPNTDMAHDFMIYDVPRRRELELTEASV, encoded by the coding sequence GTGCAGATCACATTTTTAGGGACAAGTTCTGGTGTACCCACAAGAGCGCGTAATGTTTCTAGTGTTGCCCTCAGATTACCCCAAAGGGCAGAACTGTGGTTATTCGATTGTGGTGAAGGTACTCAGCATCAGCTTTTGCGGAGTGAACTGAAAATTAGCCAACTATCCCGAATTTTTATTACCCATATGCACGGCGACCACATCTTTGGTTTGATGGGACTGCTTGCTAGTTGTGGTTTGGCTGGAAACGTGCAACGAGTTGATCTCTATGGCCCGCCAGGGTTAAATGAATATATCCAAGCATCCTTACGTTACTCTTACACGCACTTTTCCTACCCTGTCAAAGTTCACGCCATCCGTCCAGGGGTAATTTATGAAGATGATGAGTTCACAGTTACCTGTGGCCCTTTGCATCATCGCATTACAAGTTTTGGCTACCGAGTTGCAGAAAAAGACCGCGCCGGACGCTTTGATGTTGATAAAGCCAAGGAATTACAAATACCGCCAGGACGAGTTTATGGTCAACTCAAGCGCGGTGAAGTAGTAACTCTCAACGATGGGCGAGTAATAGATGGTAAAGACCTGTGCGGCCCTACCGAAATTGGACGCAAAATTGCTTATTGTACAGACACAGTTTTTTGTGAAGGTGCAGTGGAATTAGCGCAGGATGCAGATGTGTTAATTCACGAAGCAACTTTTGCTCATCAAGATGCAGACATGGCTTTTCAAAGGTTGCATTCCACCACCACAATGGCAGCACAAACCGCTTTAGCTGCTCAAGCACATCGCCTGATCATGACTCATTTTAGCCCCCGTTATGCACCAGGTAATGTTATAGAGTTGAAAGATTTACTGAAAGAAGCTAGAGCAATTTTCCCCAATACAGATATGGCTCATGATTTCATGATTTATGACGTACCTAGACGACGGGAGTTAGAGTTAACCGAAGCCAGCGTATAA
- a CDS encoding glycosyltransferase, whose amino-acid sequence MTRILFISAHAPTNYYPQAGQKIALRHLEDYIHAGATVDVVVIANQAEITAATDLASLVGNNLYAYSLKRWDKVISCLTHLHIPLKFSTRWRNIVAKQLLQLLQTYTYDVVHFEYPHAAVYLQYMQPFINSPATKTIISVHDLIFQSFLRKAEKNYILGIEAAKLFQYEKNLYSAAKEIWVLSKKDRDILTSLFAIHETKILINQPKINKFFSQIKRDNAKIEHKSLLFWAAMDRPENEQAILNFVNKCFGYLLEKDTNFKLYIVGAKPSAKVLALASKQIIVTGFVEDPTPYFEQAKIGIVPLLEGAGIKLKTLEMLAAGLPVIATTIGAEGVDSTNKNLIVNDNFNDWVRLINQLCEAK is encoded by the coding sequence ATGACTAGAATTTTATTTATTTCTGCCCATGCACCTACAAATTACTATCCTCAAGCTGGGCAAAAAATAGCTTTGAGACATTTAGAAGACTATATTCATGCTGGCGCAACTGTGGATGTTGTAGTTATTGCTAATCAAGCTGAAATTACTGCTGCTACTGACTTAGCTTCGCTTGTTGGTAATAATCTTTATGCTTATTCTTTAAAACGATGGGATAAAGTGATTAGTTGTTTAACTCATTTGCATATCCCTTTAAAATTTTCTACGCGATGGCGAAATATAGTAGCAAAACAACTCCTGCAATTGTTGCAAACTTACACTTATGATGTAGTTCATTTTGAATATCCTCATGCAGCAGTTTATCTGCAATATATGCAGCCATTTATTAATTCACCAGCTACAAAAACTATCATTAGCGTACATGATTTAATTTTTCAATCATTTTTACGTAAGGCTGAAAAGAATTATATTTTAGGGATAGAAGCTGCAAAATTATTCCAATATGAAAAAAATCTATATTCCGCAGCTAAGGAAATCTGGGTTTTATCTAAAAAAGACCGTGATATTTTAACTTCTTTATTTGCTATTCATGAAACAAAAATTCTTATTAATCAGCCAAAAATTAATAAATTTTTCTCCCAAATTAAGCGTGATAATGCAAAAATTGAGCATAAAAGTCTGCTTTTTTGGGCAGCAATGGATAGACCGGAAAATGAACAAGCTATTCTAAATTTTGTAAATAAGTGTTTTGGCTATTTGCTAGAAAAAGACACAAATTTTAAACTTTATATTGTTGGTGCTAAACCTTCAGCAAAAGTTTTAGCATTAGCAAGCAAGCAAATTATTGTAACTGGATTTGTAGAAGACCCTACGCCATATTTTGAGCAAGCTAAAATTGGTATTGTACCTTTACTTGAGGGTGCTGGAATTAAGCTGAAGACACTGGAAATGCTGGCGGCTGGGTTACCTGTAATTGCTACTACTATAGGCGCTGAAGGAGTGGATTCTACAAATAAGAATTTAATAGTAAATGATAATTTTAATGATTGGGTGAGATTAATTAATCAGTTATGCGAGGCAAAGTAA
- a CDS encoding glycosyltransferase family 2 protein codes for MSLKFSIITPSFNSEKTIEKTILSVISQKHDSAIEYIIIDGGSTDKTCEFIQKYADSIDIFISESDNGPYDAMNKGVSLATGDIIGIINSDDWYHDKAIKLVESEFLQNPDIDIIYAPVDNYFSGNFIATFMPGSLDKLPIRFTLNHPSCFIKKTAYDLVGLYDLQYKITADYDLILRLYLAKLKFHFINIPLAAYSLNGMSSSTKHWDRAKLIKESWIISQKASVNLDSTFNKQRLLAYIAWIFNEIFAIPARYFLKPPLARKLKKILNKFIKNPISDEYGQW; via the coding sequence ATGTCGCTGAAATTTTCTATTATCACGCCCAGTTTTAATTCAGAAAAAACTATCGAAAAAACAATTTTAAGCGTAATTTCTCAAAAACATGACTCAGCAATTGAATATATCATTATTGATGGTGGTTCTACAGATAAAACCTGCGAATTTATTCAAAAATATGCAGATTCTATAGATATATTTATTTCTGAATCTGATAATGGCCCTTATGATGCTATGAATAAGGGAGTGAGTCTAGCGACAGGCGATATTATTGGCATTATTAACTCTGATGATTGGTATCACGACAAGGCTATTAAGTTAGTAGAATCAGAATTTTTGCAAAATCCAGATATTGATATAATTTATGCGCCTGTAGATAATTATTTCTCTGGTAATTTTATTGCTACCTTTATGCCTGGCAGTTTAGATAAATTACCCATTAGGTTTACTTTAAACCATCCTAGCTGTTTTATTAAAAAGACAGCCTACGATTTAGTAGGTTTATACGATTTGCAATACAAAATTACAGCAGATTATGATTTAATTTTACGGTTATATTTAGCCAAACTCAAGTTTCATTTTATCAATATTCCCTTGGCTGCTTATTCACTGAATGGGATGAGTTCTTCTACTAAACATTGGGATAGAGCGAAATTAATTAAAGAGTCTTGGATAATTAGTCAAAAAGCATCTGTTAATTTAGATAGCACTTTCAACAAGCAACGTCTACTAGCGTATATAGCATGGATTTTTAATGAGATTTTTGCAATTCCGGCGCGATATTTTTTGAAACCACCGTTAGCTAGAAAACTCAAAAAAATACTCAATAAATTTATTAAAAATCCTATTTCCGATGAATATGGTCAATGGTAG
- a CDS encoding glycosyltransferase family 4 protein encodes MKSLILSTFDINGGAARAAYRLHQGLRQINIDSQMLVQYKTSSDRTVMSYQNKLEKLLNQMRPTLDNLPLKFYAGNHDESFSPQWFPDLIQPKLKSLSPDIINIHWACGYLQIESVARFTQPVVWTLHDMSVFTGGCYYSLDCDRYLNSCGACVQLQSQKQQDLSRWVWQRKAKTWQPQNCTIVTPSMWLADCAKKSSLLRDFRIEVIPNGLDIQRYKPLNREIAREWLNLPQDKQLVLFGAAATNHPRKGFNLLLSALEKLVQAGYQDNIELVIFGSSSPDNAKNIGFKCHDLGNLNDDITLALVYAAADVFIAPSVQDNLPNTVMESLSCGTPCIAFNIGGMSDMIEHQQNGYLAQPLEIESLARGIVWVLSDGDRLQKLRQRAREKVEQEFSQDLQAQRYSNLFREILINSESGI; translated from the coding sequence ATGAAATCTTTAATTCTTAGCACTTTTGATATTAATGGCGGTGCGGCGCGCGCGGCGTATCGTCTGCATCAGGGGCTAAGACAAATCAATATAGATTCTCAAATGCTAGTACAGTACAAAACTAGCAGCGATCGCACAGTGATGAGTTATCAGAATAAGCTAGAAAAATTGCTTAACCAAATGCGGCCGACTTTAGATAACTTACCCCTAAAGTTTTATGCAGGTAATCATGATGAAAGCTTTTCTCCACAATGGTTTCCTGACTTAATTCAGCCTAAGCTTAAATCTCTATCTCCTGATATTATTAATATCCATTGGGCTTGTGGTTATCTGCAAATTGAAAGTGTGGCGAGATTTACTCAGCCTGTAGTTTGGACTTTGCATGATATGTCTGTATTTACAGGCGGCTGTTATTATAGCTTGGATTGCGATCGCTACCTCAACTCTTGTGGTGCTTGCGTACAACTGCAAAGTCAGAAACAGCAGGATTTATCGCGGTGGGTATGGCAACGCAAAGCTAAAACTTGGCAGCCGCAAAATTGTACAATTGTCACACCAAGTATGTGGCTAGCTGATTGTGCTAAGAAAAGTTCTCTATTGCGGGACTTTCGTATAGAAGTGATTCCCAATGGTTTAGATATTCAAAGATATAAACCGTTAAACCGAGAAATAGCACGAGAATGGCTGAATCTACCCCAAGATAAGCAATTAGTGCTATTTGGTGCAGCTGCAACTAATCATCCCAGAAAAGGATTTAATTTGTTGTTGTCAGCATTAGAAAAGTTGGTACAAGCTGGATATCAAGACAATATAGAACTGGTAATTTTTGGTTCCTCTTCACCCGATAACGCGAAAAATATCGGCTTTAAATGCCATGATTTAGGCAATCTCAACGATGATATTACCTTGGCGCTAGTTTATGCCGCCGCAGATGTATTTATTGCCCCATCTGTGCAAGATAACTTACCAAATACAGTGATGGAGTCTCTCAGTTGTGGTACTCCTTGCATTGCTTTTAACATCGGCGGGATGTCCGATATGATAGAACACCAACAAAATGGCTACTTAGCTCAACCCCTGGAAATAGAGAGCTTGGCACGTGGTATTGTTTGGGTATTGTCAGATGGCGATCGCTTACAAAAACTCAGACAACGCGCCCGTGAAAAAGTTGAACAAGAATTTTCCCAAGATTTGCAAGCACAACGCTATTCTAATTTGTTTAGAGAAATACTCATAAATTCGGAGTCAGGAATTTAG
- a CDS encoding class I SAM-dependent methyltransferase, which produces MKFINAVAKVMQNLGNHRFGKCNICGSPTVFLCIDVFSVRNNMYCPFCRSSSRKRHVAKILINEVLPTNSTITDVAKNQSLTIYNTDVDDAFYQILNHQNSYICSTFSPEVKPGTEIRPGVFCQDLENLTFDNESFDVVITEDVFEHVRNHERGLREVHRILKVGGYHIFTVPCNFDCATIVRVDTSGKEDIHLLPPEYHGDRIRGKILAYRTFGIDIYELLENMGFTTKVDFSNYLDQKHGIFDSYIFCSQKI; this is translated from the coding sequence ATGAAATTTATCAATGCAGTTGCAAAAGTGATGCAAAACTTAGGCAACCACAGATTTGGGAAATGTAATATATGTGGTAGTCCCACAGTTTTTCTCTGTATTGATGTTTTCAGTGTTCGTAATAATATGTACTGCCCTTTCTGCCGTAGTTCCTCACGGAAAAGGCACGTTGCTAAAATATTGATTAATGAAGTGCTGCCAACAAACTCGACAATAACTGATGTTGCTAAAAACCAGTCATTAACTATATATAACACTGATGTTGATGATGCATTTTATCAAATATTAAATCATCAAAATTCATATATTTGTTCTACGTTCTCTCCCGAAGTTAAACCGGGAACCGAAATCCGTCCAGGGGTATTTTGTCAAGATTTAGAAAATTTAACTTTTGATAATGAAAGTTTTGATGTTGTGATTACTGAAGATGTCTTTGAACATGTCAGAAATCATGAACGAGGTTTGCGGGAAGTACACCGAATTTTAAAAGTAGGTGGCTACCATATTTTTACCGTCCCCTGTAACTTTGATTGTGCAACTATCGTGAGAGTCGATACTTCTGGTAAAGAAGATATTCATTTACTGCCGCCAGAGTATCACGGGGACAGAATTCGCGGCAAGATTTTGGCATATAGAACTTTTGGTATTGATATTTATGAATTATTAGAAAATATGGGATTTACCACGAAAGTAGATTTTTCTAATTATCTCGACCAAAAGCATGGTATCTTCGACAGTTACATTTTCTGCTCTCAAAAAATCTAA
- a CDS encoding glycosyltransferase, with the protein MTVINELSFIIVSWNSSQTLRGSIESCLSTIQKYYPHTGKIVVYDNASVDNCPQILDEFSRKYPKNFIGIKGQQNLGFAKGNNKAVEASPSKIYVLVNPDVTFKPEVITQLAGTLNSAKDIAIVCPQLVYLDRSVQPSIRRFPTFTYLFLKQLLGETLQSILHPFDYYYSQMPRPQKPVEINWAIGAFMMVSGEYIAKYGLFDERFFLYFEDVSLCLDAWQNGYRVLFQPKASALHLYQRSSTSSFFNYLRVVHIISALKFFAKYNHYQKRWKLVIWLLNINAKIKNYFRLLIAVLTQRLQKKDFIC; encoded by the coding sequence ATGACAGTTATCAACGAGCTTTCTTTTATCATTGTTTCTTGGAACTCGTCTCAGACCTTACGAGGTTCAATAGAGTCATGCCTGTCCACTATTCAAAAGTATTATCCACATACAGGCAAAATAGTAGTTTATGACAATGCTTCTGTTGATAATTGTCCGCAAATCCTCGATGAATTCAGTAGAAAATATCCCAAAAATTTTATCGGCATCAAAGGTCAGCAAAACTTAGGTTTCGCAAAAGGTAATAATAAAGCCGTTGAAGCTTCCCCCAGCAAAATCTATGTCTTAGTGAATCCAGATGTGACATTTAAGCCAGAGGTAATTACCCAATTAGCTGGAACCTTAAACTCAGCCAAAGATATTGCGATCGTTTGTCCACAGCTAGTTTATTTAGACCGTTCTGTGCAACCATCAATTCGCAGATTTCCCACCTTTACCTATTTATTTCTCAAGCAGTTATTGGGTGAAACTCTGCAAAGTATCTTACATCCATTTGATTATTATTATTCCCAGATGCCTCGTCCACAAAAACCAGTTGAAATTAACTGGGCAATAGGAGCATTTATGATGGTATCTGGAGAGTATATTGCCAAGTATGGTTTATTCGATGAACGTTTTTTCTTATATTTTGAAGATGTGAGTTTATGTTTAGATGCTTGGCAAAACGGGTATCGAGTTTTATTCCAACCAAAAGCATCTGCACTACATCTGTATCAACGTTCTAGTACTAGTTCTTTCTTTAACTATCTGAGGGTTGTACATATAATTTCAGCCCTCAAATTTTTTGCCAAATACAACCATTATCAAAAAAGATGGAAATTGGTGATTTGGCTGTTAAATATCAATGCCAAAATCAAGAATTATTTCAGGTTACTCATTGCAGTATTGACCCAAAGGCTGCAAAAAAAAGATTTTATATGTTAG
- the hepA gene encoding heterocyst formation ABC transporter subunit HepA translates to MLVKTKFWQEHYLILQLFQPLRLTAAIAVLFTLIGAVLEATGIGLVAVLLQGLTNANQPPLQTGIGWFDIWFLGTQASASERIYRISGLILFNVWLRGGFSYLGRYYAKFCEVNLIDSLRKKIFEQFQSLSLSYYTEKRSGELFQTFSTEVGEISYAFNEVINFVSKSCIILAYTLAMFMISWQLTLATVLLFSLLAAGAANLIKRVRAASVEMTAAGSELASTAVEFVSGVRTVQAFWTQDFERKRFDQVAGKVTKAWMKTTSISAMVQPLVEALATTILIAMIIVAVTTLVASGKLHVVLLLAFLFALFRLLPIIAHMNSSWGIIATYYGSLRSVNELLRTDNKTYQKDGELEFAGLKQAIAFNCVDFSYDDRKLVLEDITLTIKRNQMLALVGASGSGKTTLADLLMRFYDPTRGKIFIDGIDLRQFRLQSLRSRMAVVSQDTFIFNTTVKNNIAYGLEAVDEAEIEEVARQANALEFILDLPQGFQTKLGDRGVRLSGGQRQRIAIARALLRNPEILILDEATSALDSVSERLIQDSLEKLAVGRTVIAIAHRLSTIFRADKIVVLEQGHIIEQGGYQELLQQRGKFWQYHQMQYELGVKD, encoded by the coding sequence ATGCTCGTAAAAACAAAATTTTGGCAGGAACATTATCTGATTCTCCAGTTGTTTCAGCCTTTGCGGTTAACTGCTGCGATCGCAGTACTATTCACTTTAATAGGAGCAGTACTTGAGGCTACTGGAATTGGTTTAGTAGCAGTTTTATTGCAAGGTTTAACTAATGCTAACCAGCCACCTTTACAAACGGGAATTGGTTGGTTTGATATTTGGTTTTTGGGAACCCAGGCTAGTGCATCTGAGCGTATCTATCGGATATCTGGCTTAATTTTATTTAATGTTTGGTTGCGGGGTGGATTCAGCTACTTGGGGCGTTATTACGCAAAATTTTGCGAAGTAAATTTAATAGATAGTTTGCGAAAAAAAATCTTTGAACAGTTTCAAAGTCTGAGCTTAAGTTACTATACAGAAAAACGCTCCGGAGAACTTTTTCAGACATTTTCTACTGAAGTGGGTGAAATTAGCTATGCCTTTAATGAAGTAATTAATTTTGTGAGCAAAAGCTGCATAATTTTGGCATATACTCTTGCCATGTTTATGATTTCATGGCAACTAACCTTAGCTACAGTCTTGTTATTTAGTTTACTAGCCGCAGGCGCAGCCAATTTAATTAAGCGAGTGCGTGCAGCTAGCGTAGAAATGACTGCGGCTGGTAGTGAGTTAGCATCCACAGCAGTGGAATTTGTCAGTGGGGTGCGAACTGTGCAAGCATTTTGGACTCAAGATTTTGAACGCAAACGCTTTGATCAAGTGGCTGGAAAAGTTACGAAAGCCTGGATGAAAACAACCTCAATTAGTGCAATGGTACAACCATTAGTTGAGGCATTGGCGACCACAATTTTAATTGCCATGATTATAGTAGCAGTCACGACACTCGTAGCTAGTGGAAAGCTCCATGTCGTCTTGTTACTAGCTTTTTTATTTGCTCTGTTTCGACTGTTACCAATTATTGCTCACATGAACAGTTCCTGGGGCATAATTGCTACTTATTATGGGTCATTGCGGAGTGTCAACGAGCTGTTAAGAACTGATAACAAGACTTACCAGAAAGATGGAGAATTGGAGTTTGCTGGTTTAAAACAAGCGATCGCATTTAACTGCGTAGATTTTAGCTATGACGATCGCAAGTTAGTTTTAGAAGATATCACGCTGACCATCAAACGCAATCAGATGTTGGCATTGGTGGGGGCTTCTGGTTCTGGGAAAACCACCCTAGCCGACTTACTGATGCGCTTTTACGATCCCACCAGAGGCAAGATTTTCATAGATGGCATCGACTTGCGGCAATTTCGCCTACAATCACTGCGATCGCGCATGGCGGTAGTCAGCCAAGATACTTTTATTTTTAATACCACCGTCAAAAATAACATCGCCTATGGTTTAGAAGCGGTAGACGAGGCAGAAATTGAAGAAGTAGCCAGACAAGCCAATGCCCTAGAATTTATTTTAGATTTGCCCCAAGGCTTTCAAACTAAACTAGGCGATCGCGGAGTTCGCTTATCGGGGGGACAACGCCAACGAATTGCGATCGCCCGCGCCCTCCTACGCAACCCCGAAATTTTGATTCTTGATGAGGCTACCAGCGCCCTAGATTCTGTTTCGGAACGCTTAATCCAAGACTCTCTAGAAAAGTTAGCAGTAGGTAGAACAGTAATTGCGATCGCTCATCGATTATCTACTATTTTTCGAGCTGACAAAATAGTCGTCCTCGAACAAGGTCATATCATCGAACAAGGTGGATACCAAGAACTTTTGCAACAGCGGGGCAAATTCTGGCAATACCATCAAATGCAATATGAGTTAGGTGTGAAGGATTAG